One part of the Arabidopsis thaliana chromosome 4, partial sequence genome encodes these proteins:
- a CDS encoding uncharacterized protein (unknown protein; FUNCTIONS IN: molecular_function unknown; INVOLVED IN: pollen tube growth; LOCATED IN: endomembrane system; EXPRESSED IN: 11 plant structures; EXPRESSED DURING: M germinated pollen stage, LP.04 four leaves visible, 4 anthesis, petal differentiation and expansion stage; BEST Arabidopsis thaliana protein match is: unknown protein (TAIR:AT2G16385.1); Has 17 Blast hits to 17 proteins in 4 species: Archae - 0; Bacteria - 0; Metazoa - 0; Fungi - 0; Plants - 17; Viruses - 0; Other Eukaryotes - 0 (source: NCBI BLink).), producing MGLLPLVKKLGFIIFLLVSASAFALCSAGRSSILIYSQEDDHPEVVERRIHEHERILRMNSRDYGHSSPKPKLVRPPFKLIPN from the exons atgggTTTGTTGCCATTGGTGAAGAAACTAggtttcatcatctttcttctaGTTTCAGCTTCAGCGTTTGCTCTCTGTTCTGCAG gCCGATCATCCATTTTAATCTATAGCCAAGAAGATGATCATCCCGAG GTAGTAGAAAGAAGAATACATGAGCATGAGAGAATTCTGAGAATGAATTCAAGAGACTATGGCCACTCCAGTCCTAAACCAAAGCTCGTGAGACCTCCTTTCAAGCTTATTCCCAACTGA
- the GBF6 gene encoding G-box binding factor 6 (G-box binding factor 6 (GBF6); FUNCTIONS IN: DNA binding, protein heterodimerization activity, sequence-specific DNA binding transcription factor activity; INVOLVED IN: sucrose induced translational repression, negative regulation of translation, regulation of transcription, DNA-dependent, response to sucrose stimulus; LOCATED IN: chloroplast; CONTAINS InterPro DOMAIN/s: Basic-leucine zipper (bZIP) transcription factor (InterPro:IPR004827), bZIP transcription factor, bZIP-1 (InterPro:IPR011616); BEST Arabidopsis thaliana protein match is: basic leucine-zipper 44 (TAIR:AT1G75390.1); Has 1778 Blast hits to 1778 proteins in 91 species: Archae - 0; Bacteria - 0; Metazoa - 8; Fungi - 2; Plants - 1730; Viruses - 0; Other Eukaryotes - 38 (source: NCBI BLink).): MESSSSGTTSSTIQTSSGSEESLMEQRKRKRMLSNRESARRSRMKKQKLLDDLTAQVNHLKKENTEIVTSVSITTQHYLTVEAENSVLRAQLDELNHRLQSLNDIIEFLDSSNNNNNNNMGMCSNPLVGLECDDFFVNQMNMSYIMNQPLMASSDALMY, translated from the coding sequence ATGGAATCGTCGTCGTCGGGAACAACTTCGTCGACGATTCAAACGTCGTCAGGATCGGAGGAGAGTCTCATGGAGCAGAGGAAACGTAAACGGATGCTCTCAAACCGTGAATCTGCAAGGAGATcaagaatgaagaaacaaaagctccTAGACGATCTAACGGCTCAGGTTAATCATCTGAAAAAAGAGAACACGGAGATCGTGACAAGTGTCAGCATCACAACGCAACACTACCTAACCGTTGAAGCAGAGAACTCTGTTCTCAGAGCTCAGCTTGATGAACTTAACCACAGGCTCCAATCTCTCAACGACATCATCGAGTTCCTCGACagtagcaacaacaacaacaacaacaacatggGCATGTGTTCGAACCCTCTGGTTGGTTTGGAGTGTGATGATTTCTTCGTGAATCAGATGAACATGTCTTATATTATGAACCAGCCTCTCATGGCGTCTTCTGATGCTTTAATGTATTAA
- a CDS encoding prostatic spermine-binding-like protein (unknown protein; Has 30 Blast hits to 30 proteins in 10 species: Archae - 0; Bacteria - 2; Metazoa - 0; Fungi - 0; Plants - 24; Viruses - 0; Other Eukaryotes - 4 (source: NCBI BLink).), with the protein MAQRSRVITMSPLILDQEVDLDLWEVVNPSDGEFSDDSFSVDSLSDDDVISLDDASFVAPSVISPPHEIIPIADGGDLAVDLDGDDDVGDDVVRDEVDENDLGWSQQRMMFLGGGSGYSVGITYGDSVNDDGEEDREYDDSYDLDEELVPRSVSKKVGRQRMRKLGKRAIAKVYASKISPFLKPGIVRGKHGLGMKFKC; encoded by the coding sequence ATGGCGCAGCGATCTAGGGTTATCACCATGTCTCCTCTCATTCTCGATCAAGAAGTTGATCTCGATCTCTGGGAAGTTGTTAATCCTTCTGATGGCGAGTTCTCCGACGATTCTTTCTCCGTCGATAGTCTTTCCGACGATGACGTCATATCTCTTGACGACGCTTCCTTTGTCGCACCCTCTGTCATTTCTCCGCCGCATGAGATAATTCCTATTGCTGACGGTGGTGATCTCGCCGTGGATCtggatggtgatgatgatgttggCGATGATGTCGTTCGCGATGAAGTTGATGAGAATGATCTTGGATGGTCTCAGCAGCGGATGATGTTTCTCGGTGGAGGTTCTGGTTATTCTGTTGGAATTACGTACGGAGATAGTGTTAATGACGACGGCGAAGAAGATCGCGAGTACGACGATTCGTATGATCTTGACGAAGAGTTGGTTCCGCGTAGCGTGAGTAAGAAGGTGGGGAGACAAAGGATGAGGAAACTGGGGAAAAGAGCAATCGCCAAGGTCTATGCCTCGAAGATATCTCCGTTTTTGAAGCCTGGTATCGTTCGTGGTAAGCATGGTCTCGGCATGAAATTCAAGTGCTGA
- the SSR16 gene encoding small subunit ribosomal protein 16 (small subunit ribosomal protein 16 (SSR16); FUNCTIONS IN: structural constituent of ribosome; INVOLVED IN: translation, ribosome biogenesis, embryo development ending in seed dormancy; LOCATED IN: ribosome, chloroplast, plastid, chloroplast envelope; EXPRESSED IN: 22 plant structures; EXPRESSED DURING: 13 growth stages; CONTAINS InterPro DOMAIN/s: Ribosomal protein S16 (InterPro:IPR000307); BEST Arabidopsis thaliana protein match is: Ribosomal protein S16 family protein (TAIR:AT5G56940.1); Has 8683 Blast hits to 8683 proteins in 3031 species: Archae - 0; Bacteria - 5404; Metazoa - 128; Fungi - 129; Plants - 717; Viruses - 0; Other Eukaryotes - 2305 (source: NCBI BLink).): protein MTVKIRLARLGCKHRPFYRVVVADEKSRRDGKQIEVLGFYDPLQGKEDADRVSLKFDRIKYWLSVGAQPTDTVESMLFRAGLIPPKPMVVVGSKNGQKSTSQHVSPITGEILN from the exons ATGACGGTGAAGATAAGGCTCGCGCGTCTTGGTTGTAAACACCGACCCTTCTATCGTGTAGTTGTCGCCGATGAAAAATCGCGCAGGGACGGTAAACAAATCGAGGTGTTAGGCTTTTATGATCCACTCCAAG GCAAAGAAGATGCGGATAGAGTGAGCCTCAAATTCGACAGAATcaa GTACTGGTTATCTGTTGGAGCTCAACCAACAGACACAGTGGAAAGCATGCTTTTCAGGGCCGGTTTGATACCACCAAAGCCTATGGTAGTGGTCGGTTCGAAAAATGGGCAGAAGTCTACGAGCCAACATGTTTCACCCATTACAGGTGAAATCTTGAACTAA
- the BLH6 gene encoding BEL1-like homeodomain 6 (BEL1-like homeodomain 6 (BLH6); FUNCTIONS IN: DNA binding, sequence-specific DNA binding transcription factor activity; INVOLVED IN: regulation of transcription, DNA-dependent, regulation of transcription; EXPRESSED IN: 21 plant structures; EXPRESSED DURING: 13 growth stages; CONTAINS InterPro DOMAIN/s: Homeobox (InterPro:IPR001356), Homeodomain-like (InterPro:IPR009057), POX (InterPro:IPR006563), Homeodomain-related (InterPro:IPR012287); BEST Arabidopsis thaliana protein match is: BEL1-like homeodomain 7 (TAIR:AT2G16400.1); Has 4819 Blast hits to 4819 proteins in 327 species: Archae - 0; Bacteria - 2; Metazoa - 1855; Fungi - 314; Plants - 2477; Viruses - 0; Other Eukaryotes - 171 (source: NCBI BLink).): MENYPETQFIPGDSMIQNAIVSYSEESAGRERRTEANNVSASQERQALSRFGGVPQMQNIGQDFGSWRDQASDRNGFQLMSAMAGATGILQTGQGLSLSLGSQILPGIHQISHQNMAPRGNEYATQSFPGGNQNLDVVRTIPNSKYLKAAQQLLDEAVNVKKALKQFQAEGDKNNENPQEPNQSTQDSSTNPPADISQSERQEMQSKLTKLLSMLDEVDRRYKQYYQQMQIVVSSFDVIAGYGAAKPYTALALQTISRHFRSLRDAISGQILVLRKCLGEQQDGSDGKRVGIISRLKYVDQHLRQQRGFMQPQAWRPQRGLPENSVLILRAWLFEHFLHPYPKDSDKIMLARQTGLSRGQVSNWFINARVRLWKPMVEEIYKEEFTENDSNSSSENTPKMSEIGPVAADDEDRAREFSQDQTKPDHGHGYGEETRGMVQGSHMDGRRFMAVEPTYHVADTSRLGRGDVSLTLGLQNSQGQDNVVAMSSEAYNNFSGVDIYENAIPGDEMEYVNPGSRQNRINSSQLVHDFVA, translated from the exons ATGGAGAATTATCCAGAAACACAGTTTATTCCCGGAGATTCAATGATCCAGAATGCTATAGTTTCTTACTCTGAGGAATCAGCCGgtagagaaagaagaactgAAGCTAACAATGTCTCAGCCTCACAAGAGAGGCAAGCATTGTCCAGATTTGGGGGAGTTCCACAAATGCAGAACATTGGTCAAGATTTCGGTTCTTGGAGAGATCAAGCGAGTGACAGGAACGGTTTCCAGCTAATGAGCGCGATGGCAGGTGCCACGGGGATTCTTCAGACCGGTCAGGGACTGTCCCTTAGCCTTGGTTCACAGATTCTTCCAGGAATTCATCAGATAAGCCATCAAAATATGGCGCCGAGAGGCAATGAGTATGCAACACAGAGTTTTCCGGGCGGGAATCAGAACTTGGATGTTGTGAGAACAATTCCCAACTCAAAGTATCTTAAGGCGGCTCAACAGCTTCTAGATGAGGCTGTTAATGTAAAGAAAGCTCTAAAGCAGTTTCAGGCAGAGGGAGATAAAAACAATGAGAACCCTCAAGAACCGAATCAGAGCACTCAAGACTCGAGCACGAATCCTCCTGCGGACATCTCTCAGTCGGAGAGACAAGAAATGCAGAGCAAGTTGACAAAACTCTTGTCAATGTTGGATGAG GTGGATAGAAGATATAAGCAATATTACCAGCAGATGCAGATAGTTGTATCCTCGTTCGATGTGATAGCTGGTTATGGAGCAGCTAAGCCATACACAGCACTCGCCCTTCAAACAATTTCTCGCCATTTTCGTAGCCTAAGGGATGCGATATCCGGACAAATCCTCGTGCTACGTAAATGCCTTGGGGAACAACAAGATGGATCAGATGGGAAAAGAGTTGGGATTATAAGCCGGCTTAAGTACGTTGATCAACATTTAAGACAACAAAGAGGTTTTATGCAACCTCAAGCTTGGAGACCTCAACGCGGTCTACCTgaaaactctgttttgattcTCCGTGCTTGGCTCTTTGAGCATTTTCTTCACCC TTACCCAAAGGATTCTGATAAGATCATGCTAGCAAGACAAACGGGCTTGAGCCGCGGTCAG GTTTCAAACTGGTTCATAAATGCACGAGTGCGTTTATGGAAGCCAATGGTGGAGGAGATATACAAGGAGGAATTCACAGAGAATGATTCCAACTCGTCTTCCGAAAATACACCGAAAATGTCTGAGATAGGACCTGTTGCtgctgatgatgaagatcGAGCTCGAGAGTTTTCACAAGACCAGACCAAACCGGACCATGGACATGGATATGGCGAGGAAACTCGTGGCATGGTCCAAGGCAGTCATATGGATGGTCGCCGGTTCATGGCAGTTGAGCCTACATATCATGTGGCTGATACGTCAAGATTGGGTCGTGGTGATGTGTCCTTGACTCTAGGGCTTCAAAACTCTCAAGGACAGGACAATGTTGTGGCTATGTCTAGTGAGGCATACAACAACTTTTCCGGGGTGGATATTTACGAGAATGCCATCCCGGGAGATGAAATGGAGTATGTAAACCCCGGAAGTCGCCAGAACCGGATAAATTCTTCACAATTGGTACATGATTTTGTAGCTTGA